From Leptolyngbya subtilissima AS-A7, one genomic window encodes:
- a CDS encoding type I restriction endonuclease subunit R — MAGSSEADARIAVDQRLREAGWDLADKLQVRTEVTISDLGPAVVREAGGDYLGKASVRGRGRADYVLCDQRGRALAVIEAKRQAFEPYQAKQQALPYAQAIGAPFIFLSNGELIYFWDYQNDDARVVDSFFSQRDLERLVEMRSHRQPLATIEIPSYYLSQGETHEVRPYQQDTMRAMDQALELGKRRFLIELPTGTGKTDLICLQLKRLIQAGYAEKILFLVDREQLAKQAIGALQDLLGEYGSYWLKPGVVRQEKQITVCLLQTMISRYKEFTSGYFDVVVADECHRSIYGVWQKSLTHFDAFHIGLTATPADYIERNTFEFYQCVNEKPDFAYPIQEAFAKGYLVPYRFVTGITTLIAEGAEVDEVDYDPSGFERKWTNEDTNRKMMQEFDRLAWENYQDSAPGQAVGPGKTIVFAITKHHASRLTRYLNDLHPEHNGQYAEVITSDVASADELIRRFKYETYPQVAVSVDMLNTGFNCREVLHLVMCRPIRSPILYQQIRGRGTRIAPKIDKQQFVIYDFFSNHQYFNDSDTEIFAGPGTGSGSSGGGRPRNSRSSIELVELGLADHWQEVVRYIEIGPEGERVDKRDYVEQWETIIRSQLDIDPILQKIRNNELLTEAEEEQLTSHLNSYQLYFNQENLRKAYRDRDLTKSLVDFIKVALGTAKVKTRDQVLDENFRAWLVSRAFSPEQAIYLSTLKNRAIAKGRLEMADLFQPPLSVLDAASQGILLFGEEGLQNIFDEFNRAIFPDRAVS; from the coding sequence ATGGCTGGCTCTAGCGAAGCAGATGCGCGAATAGCAGTAGACCAGCGCCTTCGAGAAGCAGGTTGGGACTTAGCGGATAAGCTTCAAGTGCGCACTGAGGTTACCATCAGCGATTTAGGGCCTGCCGTGGTACGCGAGGCAGGGGGCGACTATTTGGGTAAAGCGTCTGTCAGGGGGCGCGGCAGAGCTGACTACGTACTGTGTGATCAACGGGGTCGAGCCTTAGCGGTAATTGAAGCTAAGCGTCAAGCATTTGAGCCCTACCAGGCTAAGCAGCAAGCGTTGCCCTACGCCCAGGCCATTGGTGCGCCTTTCATCTTCCTGAGCAATGGGGAGCTGATTTATTTCTGGGACTATCAAAACGACGATGCTCGGGTTGTTGATTCTTTCTTTTCTCAGCGAGATTTAGAGCGGTTGGTGGAGATGCGATCGCACCGCCAGCCTTTGGCCACTATCGAAATTCCTAGCTACTACCTCAGCCAGGGGGAGACCCATGAGGTGCGCCCATATCAGCAAGACACCATGCGAGCTATGGATCAAGCGCTTGAACTGGGCAAGCGGCGGTTCTTAATTGAGTTGCCCACAGGCACCGGCAAAACCGACTTGATCTGTTTGCAGCTAAAGCGCCTCATTCAGGCAGGCTATGCCGAAAAAATTCTGTTTTTGGTTGATCGCGAACAGCTGGCGAAACAGGCCATTGGTGCCCTGCAAGATCTATTGGGCGAATACGGCAGCTACTGGCTCAAGCCAGGTGTAGTGCGGCAAGAAAAACAGATCACCGTTTGTCTACTGCAAACGATGATTAGTCGATACAAAGAGTTCACCAGCGGCTATTTCGATGTGGTCGTGGCAGACGAATGCCACCGCTCGATCTACGGGGTCTGGCAGAAGTCGCTGACCCACTTTGACGCTTTCCACATAGGCCTGACCGCTACCCCGGCAGACTATATCGAGCGCAACACCTTTGAGTTTTACCAGTGTGTCAATGAGAAGCCCGATTTTGCCTATCCCATTCAAGAAGCTTTTGCCAAGGGCTACCTGGTGCCCTACCGCTTTGTCACTGGCATTACAACGCTGATTGCAGAGGGAGCTGAGGTAGATGAGGTTGACTATGACCCCTCTGGCTTTGAGCGGAAGTGGACGAATGAAGACACGAACCGCAAGATGATGCAGGAATTTGACCGGCTTGCCTGGGAGAATTACCAAGATTCAGCACCTGGTCAAGCTGTGGGGCCGGGTAAGACCATTGTGTTTGCGATCACTAAGCACCACGCCAGCCGATTGACGCGCTATCTAAATGATCTACACCCAGAGCACAACGGCCAATATGCCGAGGTGATTACGAGCGATGTTGCCAGTGCCGATGAGCTAATTCGTCGATTTAAATACGAGACTTACCCTCAGGTGGCGGTGAGCGTTGACATGCTCAATACCGGCTTTAACTGCCGCGAGGTACTGCATTTGGTTATGTGTCGCCCCATTCGCAGCCCTATTTTGTATCAGCAGATTCGAGGTAGGGGCACCCGCATTGCGCCCAAAATTGATAAGCAGCAGTTTGTAATCTACGACTTCTTTAGCAACCATCAGTATTTCAACGACAGCGATACCGAGATTTTTGCTGGGCCAGGTACCGGTAGTGGCTCTAGTGGTGGTGGCAGACCCCGTAACAGCCGATCATCCATTGAACTGGTCGAGCTAGGGCTGGCTGACCACTGGCAGGAGGTGGTTCGATACATCGAAATTGGCCCCGAAGGAGAGAGGGTCGATAAACGGGACTATGTGGAGCAATGGGAAACCATCATTCGATCGCAGCTCGATATTGACCCCATTCTTCAAAAGATTCGCAACAATGAGTTGCTGACTGAGGCAGAAGAAGAACAGCTCACCAGCCACCTCAATAGCTATCAACTCTACTTCAACCAAGAGAACCTGCGGAAAGCCTACCGCGATCGCGACCTTACTAAGAGCTTAGTGGACTTTATCAAAGTGGCGCTGGGCACCGCCAAAGTCAAAACCCGCGACCAGGTCTTAGATGAGAACTTTCGGGCCTGGCTGGTGTCGCGAGCCTTCTCGCCAGAGCAGGCTATTTATCTATCGACGTTAAAGAATCGGGCGATCGCCAAGGGCCGTCTAGAGATGGCCGACCTCTTTCAGCCCCCGCTCTCAGTGCTTGATGCCGCTAGTCAGGGAATTCTACTATTTGGGGAAGAGGGTTTACAGAACATTTTCGATGAGTTTAACCGAGCCATCTTTCCAGACAGAGCAGTAAGTTAG
- a CDS encoding helix-turn-helix transcriptional regulator has translation MPTKQSQSPQSKYFNDGAFTRLMLLIATLLRHPGVGHLDKAEQPDKHHNALEEVQAYLLAVAQQEGVTIKCSTHSIHKDLAFLRSIGILGKQMYRWGYFLGTGVMGEPELTAALNALHSQAEYQRDVQTQELYNRLIRRLKGIESKEQLFYPVRAQLNRSIVETDPVKIAEAFGDRNLFDCLDTVESAITKGQKIRLHRKASPWFENKAESFDVWPLQLLYYDIAWYLIHQTCDNGHLAISRIDRLEDRCTILDPRGRSLTTQRRNLRLAHELLENGWGLFLGDPEAQQQELLGQLDLVEVRVRFFPQVMGFIAEGPLRHPSQQIEPYPPGSLNRKTEYVDYVVKLPSRSLREFSFWVYRFMGQAQVRAPEYLVEQHQQAVQQQVKLYSELG, from the coding sequence ATGCCTACAAAACAGTCGCAGTCGCCACAGTCTAAGTATTTTAATGACGGTGCCTTCACGCGGTTAATGCTCTTAATTGCCACGCTGCTGCGACACCCTGGCGTTGGGCATCTAGACAAGGCTGAACAACCCGATAAGCACCATAACGCTCTTGAAGAGGTTCAAGCCTACCTGCTAGCAGTTGCTCAGCAAGAAGGCGTCACGATTAAGTGTTCCACTCACAGCATTCACAAGGATCTGGCATTTCTGCGTTCCATAGGCATTTTGGGGAAGCAGATGTACCGCTGGGGTTATTTTCTGGGCACTGGAGTCATGGGCGAACCAGAGCTAACGGCAGCCCTCAACGCCCTCCACTCCCAAGCTGAGTACCAGAGAGATGTGCAAACTCAGGAACTCTACAACCGTCTCATCCGCCGACTGAAGGGAATTGAGTCTAAAGAGCAGTTGTTTTACCCGGTGCGGGCACAGCTCAACCGCTCTATTGTAGAAACTGACCCAGTTAAAATTGCCGAAGCTTTTGGCGATCGCAACCTCTTCGATTGTTTGGATACCGTTGAATCTGCAATCACCAAAGGCCAGAAAATTCGGTTACACCGTAAGGCTAGCCCCTGGTTTGAAAATAAAGCCGAGTCCTTTGATGTCTGGCCCCTACAGTTGCTCTATTACGATATCGCTTGGTACCTCATTCATCAGACCTGCGACAATGGTCACCTGGCCATTTCACGTATTGACCGGTTAGAAGACCGATGCACTATCCTTGACCCCCGAGGCCGTAGTCTGACCACTCAGCGTCGAAATCTAAGGTTAGCCCACGAGCTGTTAGAAAACGGGTGGGGGCTATTTCTCGGCGATCCCGAAGCACAACAGCAAGAGCTCTTGGGTCAACTAGACCTGGTTGAGGTCAGGGTGAGATTCTTTCCACAGGTGATGGGGTTTATCGCTGAAGGCCCCCTACGGCACCCCAGCCAGCAGATTGAGCCTTATCCCCCCGGCTCGCTCAATCGCAAAACTGAGTATGTGGACTATGTGGTGAAGCTGCCGTCCCGGTCATTGAGAGAATTTAGCTTTTGGGTTTATCGCTTTATGGGGCAGGCCCAGGTGCGAGCGCCGGAATACCTGGTTGAACAGCACCAGCAGGCTGTTCAACAACAAGTAAAGTTGTACTCCGAACTTGGCTGA